The Lycium ferocissimum isolate CSIRO_LF1 chromosome 1, AGI_CSIRO_Lferr_CH_V1, whole genome shotgun sequence genome includes a region encoding these proteins:
- the LOC132064004 gene encoding uncharacterized protein LOC132064004 — protein MGSLAYLQVGDRPLAMDVQALANSMVKLDISEPGKVLACVEKELGTRLELSITFPPQTDSQSEGTIQVFEDMVWACVIGFGGHSDQFLPLAEFAYNNSYYLSNEIAPFEALYGRRCGSPVGWPDEFEVSPSGTDLLRDSLDKFKLIHERLLTAPSRHKIYADRKVCDLDFMWDLVFLDQNLTFEEDPVAIFDRQIRKLRSKEIASINVQCRHHLIEKATW, from the exons atgggtagcctAGCATATTTACAGGTTGGGGACAGACCTTTGGCTATGGATGTCCAAGCTTTGGCCAATAGCATGGTTAAACTTGATATTTCAGAACCTGGCAAGGTTTTGGCTTGTGTAGAG AAGGAGTTGGGTACACGACTGGAGCTTAGTATAACATTTCCCCCTCAGACTGATAGCCAGTCCGAGGGGACTATTCAGGTCTTTGAGGACATGGTATGGGCCTGTGTGATTGGCTTTGGTGGTCATTCAGATCAGTTCTTGCCTTTGGCggagtttgcttacaacaacAGTTACTATTTGAGTAATGAGATAGCACCATTCGAGgcattatatggtaggaggtgtggTTCTCCCGTTGGTTGGCCTGATGAGTTTGAGGTGAGTCCTTCGGGTACAGACTTGTTGAGGGATTCTTTGGACAAGTTCAAGTTGATTCATGAAAGACTTCTCACAGCTCCGAGTAGACATAAGATTTATGCGGACCGAAAAGTTTGTGACCTAGATTTCATG TGGGATTTGGTGTTTCTTGATCAGAATTTGACTTTTGAGGAGGATCCAGTTGCTATTTTTGATAGGCAGATCcggaagttgaggtcaaaggaaATTGCTTCAATAAACGTTCAGTGCAGGCATCATCTGATCGAGAAGGCTACCTGGTAG